A segment of the Odoribacter splanchnicus DSM 20712 genome:
AAAGGATTATGAAAAGAATTATGCCGGATTCGATCCGACAAGTCCCGAGTCTTATATTATTTTTAGTTTGATGCAGAATATCCATCAGGAAAAAAGCCTGGAACTGGCCGGTGCCGTACAAGAAGAGATGGTCAAAGCGACCAATCATAAAGACCGGGGGGTCAGACAAGCCGGTTATCTGGTACTGAAAGATGCAACAATGCCTGCCATCCTTGTCGAATCGGGTTTTATCTCTAACCGGGAAGATGAGAAATTTTTAATGTCGCAGGCCGGACAAACGAAGATCGCTACTGCTATTTTTAAAGGAATTGAAACTTATAAACGACAAGTAGAGAAAAAAAGTAGCGTGAACCGCTCCGGACAACCCGGACCGGTAGTGGCATCGGATGGAAATCAGCCCGTAAAGGCTGCAGAAGTACAAAAAACGCAAGTTGCCGAATCCGGAAAAAACGAATTGTTTTATGCTATTCAGGTGGCTTCTGTTCCTTCGAAAGTCAAAACTCCTGCAAAGCTTTGTACAGGCGAGAAGGTGGAGGAAATAAATTCCGGAGGACGCTATCGTTATTATGTGGCTAAGGATAAGGAATTAGATGTAGTGAAGAAAAAACTT
Coding sequences within it:
- a CDS encoding N-acetylmuramoyl-L-alanine amidase family protein, which translates into the protein MAQKESGKIKCICIDAGHGGFANKEGDPGAIGALTQEKHLTLGIALKLGKMISERYPDIRVVYTRTKDVPVELNKRGKIANDCKADLFISIHINSCKTPSVRGLETYVLGSTRNKENLEVAMKENAVIRHEKDYEKNYAGFDPTSPESYIIFSLMQNIHQEKSLELAGAVQEEMVKATNHKDRGVRQAGYLVLKDATMPAILVESGFISNREDEKFLMSQAGQTKIATAIFKGIETYKRQVEKKSSVNRSGQPGPVVASDGNQPVKAAEVQKTQVAESGKNELFYAIQVASVPSKVKTPAKLCTGEKVEEINSGGRYRYYVAKDKELDVVKKKLSSVKRKVKDCFIIAIYNNKVITVAEARKLESEK